Genomic segment of Glandiceps talaboti chromosome 17, keGlaTala1.1, whole genome shotgun sequence:
gtccaTATCAATTGTCCCTGGTGGTGTAATGTGCAAGTGATGTAATACTTTTACCTTACATGTCAGAAGAACTGTCTTCCTGGCTACATGCATAGTGACATTTAAAGTacttcaaaaacaaacaaaatggccgCCGCAATTATGATATTGGTACCCACGATATCACATTAGTCCCTCTTACACTTGTAAAATCAAACTTTACAGTTGCAATATGCAAGacaaaaattgattttattgcCGATTACAAGAAAAAGAAACGACACCTCCCTTGGTCAGATTTATCATATTATcataatcatttttaaaaaaaaaatgtataataagTAGTTATTATGTTAATAAATCATTACAAGGCAATGTACTATAGATATCTTGACCCCAATAACATCTGAACCAATATactgttttgtgtattttttgtttacaCGGCATAGACAGTCTAGGACATCCACGAAAATGTTTGATTTGTAAGTTTGGAGAATTCTGTGTTATATGgtctgtaatactctctaagGAGATTTACAACAATTGGATCAACATCCGGGTGGGTTCGACCTTTCCTCTGATTCATGCAAAATTCAGGAGTTTTAATACAATAAAAGCCCTTAGTTTCGTTAAAGTAAAATATGTTGTCAGTGAAATAGGGTTGAAGATTTAGAAATGATTCCACCTGTTGGATTGCTGACACTGGGTTTACTTTGAATTCACTACCGTCCACAATTAGCATTCTTTCAAGGCCGAAATACTCCAGCCAGTGTTTAATATAATCAGAATAACGCCCTCTATATATTGTACCATGGGACGTCACTAGTTTCCTGTTATTGTCAAGAATTGTTGATTCAAATGTAGTATTTACTGTGTTGTTAAATTTGACTATATTTTCCAGAAATATTTGTGCCTTTTCGTATTGGCTAGATTTCGGTTTAGATTTTAAAATGTCTTCGTACACCCCTTTAGTGGTAACTGTATGGATGTAGTCGGAGATGGCTCGTTCTACAGGATCACAAGCAACTAAGATAATCTTGGTGTCTACTGGAAGCTCGTAATATATCTCCTTTGCTGCTTGACCTCCGAAATAACCTGGTGATCTTTCAATGGTCAGCTGCCCAGGTGTTGAAACTGGCATACGGTTAATATACCAATCTATTCCCTTCTTGTGATCGGGACTACCAAAGTAATGTACTTCTTCTTCCGCAACAACAATATTGGGATGAAAGTCAAGAAAAGTACCCAAGGTAGCTGTGCCGCATTTTTTGATTCCGGCAATAATCGCTCCTGGAAGTCTTTTCCGACTTACAGACACTTTCTTGTGTCTTTCTTGAATCTTTCTTTGGTCGACCTTTCCACTTATATCACCCAAGTCTGAGAGCCCTTTAGGTAAAGTTGGACTGGCGTACTCAGCGTCTGGTTTGCGTACagtattttcctttttttgccagtcttcattgttgtcatggcaagGTGTTGGACGGGCTTGGATTTCGCCGATACCCTTGATAGATATTATATGAATCTTTCCTATTTTTAAATAGCAGATAATGGAAATCACAGAAACCAGGAAAGCCAACAACACAATCCTTGTTCTTGACTTCATCGTGTATTATTGTCAATGAATAATGTCACGTGACGAAAAATAGatgcaattatatatatatatatatatatatatatatatatataatatctctCTCTCGGAAGGCAAATAACACGGTCACTGTATTCCTGTACAAGAGAACCACacaatatgtattaaaatacaCTTCACAGACTATATAAGTTAGAGAATATAACAAAAGTAATATCTATTTTAAGTTCGAATATTAAAAGGTACTTTGAAGATCTAGAATATATTCTTGGGAAGTTTCAAGTTTTCGGTACTGGCATCACTGTATACAGCGTTACTTCTTActatgaaataattttaaaagttaTTAAGACTTTTTGCGCCTGAAATCAGTTGTAATGGAGTCGCTACACTTGTTCCCCTTTGCATTCTATAATACCTTTTAAGCtattgttagtttttatattcttagcaaatgtgataaatgttacatcataatcttcaaggTATGGTTATCTTTCTCAAAAATTGCACTTTACAattgaaaatactgcaaaacagtAATTTATGCCtaactcaaaaactgtcatACATGGAGATtaaattcaagtgtc
This window contains:
- the LOC144448115 gene encoding heparan sulfate glucosamine 3-O-sulfotransferase 1-like produces the protein MKSRTRIVLLAFLVSVISIICYLKIGKIHIISIKGIGEIQARPTPCHDNNEDWQKKENTVRKPDAEYASPTLPKGLSDLGDISGKVDQRKIQERHKKVSVSRKRLPGAIIAGIKKCGTATLGTFLDFHPNIVVAEEEVHYFGSPDHKKGIDWYINRMPVSTPGQLTIERSPGYFGGQAAKEIYYELPVDTKIILVACDPVERAISDYIHTVTTKGVYEDILKSKPKSSQYEKAQIFLENIVKFNNTVNTTFESTILDNNRKLVTSHGTIYRGRYSDYIKHWLEYFGLERMLIVDGSEFKVNPVSAIQQVESFLNLQPYFTDNIFYFNETKGFYCIKTPEFCMNQRKGRTHPDVDPIVVNLLREYYRPYNTEFSKLTNQTFSWMS